A window from Topomyia yanbarensis strain Yona2022 unplaced genomic scaffold, ASM3024719v1 HiC_scaffold_4, whole genome shotgun sequence encodes these proteins:
- the LOC131695449 gene encoding G patch domain-containing protein 4-like produces MDFAKNILQKYGWRDGDGLGKKSDGIVKPIKASFKFNSTGFGSDPAKEHTNKWWERVFDEAANNIEVGPAGKITQREKDAVEISNKSYSVRKLAQKTASGKANYGGFLKASTLLGNVGREEDLEGHIQTEDIEFKPAKILTDEELFAACGGRTAHKGARHGLTLSGKLARVEAQDSKLLQELESKSFESVIKNNDWQQVQKRKKSKKKKRNEEKWVERHQEEEEDELKDMIHNSNYVVKKNKKKAKATERMESDLVDEMTSTMGFFETLPEEDGVEPDPGPTIEQELDMLSNKIRKLDHGSVTIKKRDKLNKKKLKALAMQADKEDEEDETMDPAAKYRKDYKKKQKQNNKLLRATVPQEVPPERKVKPKKLLKSDSEASESDEGEKDVIQRINEYREKIESKLPTIKVIEAADEDQQLLADRFKNAHRNGVKRVGRHKAKRNKSKKRNRKVAQLAEDLLKNL; encoded by the exons ATGGATTTCGCCAAAAATATACTTCAGAAGTACGGCTGGAGAGATG GTGATGGATTAGGCAAAAAATCGGACGGAATCGTCAAACCGATCAAGGCTAGCTTCAAATTCAACAGCACTGGTTTCGGTTCCGATCCAGCTAAGGAACACACTAATAAATGGTGGGAACGGGTATTCGATGAAGCGGCCAACAATATCGAGGTTGGTCCAGCGGGAAAGATTACCCAACGGGAGAAAGATGCCGTGGAAATATCGAATAAGAGCTACTCGGTTCGAAAGTTAGCGCAGAAGACTGCCTCCGGGAAGGCTAACTACGGAGGGTTTCTAAAGGCGTCGACCTTGTTAGGCAACGTTGGTCGAGAGGAAGATTTAGAAGGACACATCCAGACGGAGGATATTGAGTTCAAACCGGCAAAG ATTTTAACAGATGAGGAATTATTTGCCGCCTGTGGCGGTAGAACGGCACATAAAGGCGCTCGGCATGGACTGACACTTTCCGGTAAGTTGGCCCGCGTGGAAGCACAGGATAGCAAATTGCTGCAGGAGTTGGAATCCAAGTCATTCGAATCGGTTATCAAAAATAACGATTGGCAACAGGTGCAGAAACGAAAAAAGTCCAAGAAGAAAAAGCGAAACGAGGAAAAGTGGGTAGAACGGCACCAGGAGGAAGAGGAAGATGAGCTCAAGGATATGATACATAATTCGAATTATGTcgttaagaaaaataaaaagaaagccaaagctaCTGAGCGGATGGAGAGTGATCTAGTCGATGAAATGACCAGCACGATGGGATTCTTCGAAACTTTGCCGGAGGAAGACGGGGTGGAACCAGATCCTGGTCCAACCATCGAGCAGGAACTAGATATGCTGAGTAACAAGATTCGCAAATTGGACCACGGTTCAGTTACTATCAAAAAGAGAGATAAATTGAATAAGAAAAAACTGAAAGCCCTTGCAATGCAAGCTGATAAAGAGGACGAGGAAGATGAGACTATGGATCCGGCGGCAAAGTACAGAAAAGATTACAAAAAGAAGCAGAAGCAAAACAATAAACTGCTTCGAGCTACGGTTCCTCAGGAGGTTCCACCGGAGCGGAAGGTAAAACCAAAAAAGTTACTCAAGTCGGATAGCGAAGCATCGGAGAGTGACGAGGGCGAGAAGGATGTGATTCAACGCATCAACGAGTACCGGGAGAAGATCGAATCGAAACTACCAACTATTAAAGTAATCGAAGCAGCTGATGAGGATCAGCAATTGCTTGCGGATCGTTTCAAGAACGCACACCGGAACGGTGTCAAACGTGTGGGCCGCCACAAAGCCAAAAGGAACAAGAGCAAGAAGAGAAACCGCAAAGTGGCTCAGTTGGCGGAAGATTTGCTTAAGAATTTGTAA
- the LOC131695455 gene encoding ER membrane protein complex subunit 7 homolog, with product MRKILVFPLLAALLALLHRTTADSAIDEYDEIGRYTIEGKVYPPELFGGSDLTWQIDTQISINGGEYKGFLKDDGSFIISSIPSGSYVVEIINPDYYYESVRVEINPKGKFRARKLNYVQPSQVVQVPYPLKLKALMRFRYFQQREQWKITDFLFNPMVLMMILPLFIMLVLPKMMSDPETKKEMENLNLSKMTSDMPEISEMITSFFTGGTPSASAVKDKEKSKSTGSKQSKKKN from the exons atgagaaaaattcTCGTATTTCCGCTGCTGGCAGCTTTACTAGCACTTCTGCATCGGACAACAGCCGACTCAGCCATCGACGAGTACGATGAAATTGGTCGCTACACTATCGAAGGTAAGGTTTACCCACCGGAACTATTCGGTGGGTCGGATCTGACCTGGCAAATCGATACGCAGATTTCCATCAATGGCGGCGAATACAAAGGTTTCCTTAAGGACGATGGTTCGTTCATTATCTCTTCCATCCCGTCCGGAAGCTACGTGGTAGAAATTATAAATCCCGATTATTACTACGAATCCGTGCGAGTTGAGATTAACCCGAAGGGAAAATTCCGGGCTCGAAAGTTGAATTACGTGCAGCCATCGCAGGTCGTGCAGGTGCCTTATCCACTAAAGCTGAAGGCACTGATGCGCTTCCGCTACTTCCAGCAGCGCGAACAGTGGAAGATTACTGATTTCCTGTTCAACCCGATGGTGCTGATGATGATTCTGCCACTGTTCATCATGCTGGTGCTGCCAAAGATGATGAGCGATCCGGAGACTAAGAAGGAGATGGAGAATTTAAATCTCTCCAAG ATGACGAGTGACATGCCGGAAATCAGCGAGATGATAACATCCTTCTTCACCGGAGGCACACCTTCCGCGAGCGCGGTGAAGGACAAAGAGAAGTCCAAATCTACTGGCAGTAAGCAGAGCAAAAAGAAGAACTAA
- the LOC131695428 gene encoding uncharacterized protein LOC131695428, with translation MTLFQQPRWLRRWIRRRMNPLPIDKAARWKGRLSIVYGLLAWNALGFVGYMVYTGKNDWARYYGYKTAEEEAMPQAVRFAKQLNLPNAQVLKFSGFSKTDEYELKDMEIIRKEEGVKKVSE, from the exons ATGACTCTGTTCCAGCAACCACGCTGGCTTCGCAGATGGATCCGACGTCGGATGAACCCACTGCCAATCGATAAGGCCGCACGTTGGAAGGGTAGACTGAGTATCGTCTATGGACTGTTGGCCTGGAATGCGCTCGGATTCGTTGGCTACATGGTATACACCGGCAAGAACGATTGGGCCAGGTACTACGGGTACAAAACGGCCGAGGAGGAAGCTATGCCGCAGG CTGTCCGGTTTGCTAAGCAGCTCAATTTGCCAAACGCGCAAGTTCTAAAGTTTAGTGGATTTTCGAAAACGGATGAATACGAATTGAAAGACATGGAGATCATAAGGAAGGAAGAAGGCGTGAAGAAGGTTTCAGAATGA
- the LOC131695427 gene encoding protein salvador homolog 1-like isoform X1, producing MLSRKSKDKSIKDGVVGKYVKRDTPPEIPIINALTSESHGKLKLNKRRSSQQTSNVGQNNNIYMPGPLMPNNNINNVQKFGNMKVTASMGGLGHEGKYTPSSKIPNLVQKFVNLSLPSDQPNILNPTSSVMMMANNKNQLPQQQQSFMMPTKPSNSNLAAATTNPTNLNVIERHNNNSHGNYVDIETIDQILMQQNEVDKAAHQYRIQLQLQQAQQQQHLHQQYVSNFERKCSYNQLHHNANSNNYRNGFENYGNLLRNNSPTAANSSVNLSSDQQQPLFARQYSARQQLPAPKDHYHIYENPTQINRSESPIYSNTNSATAIYQGYSSNSSHQSLFANQNNTSSNVAAVSSSISYLAARSQQPQPQQPLYSNVENNGMTYGEALLHNARHGSSTAAIQRQQHQQATSESSNSAVEEELPLPPGWSVDYTLRGRKYYIDHNTKTTHWSHPLEREGLPTGWERHESAQHGTFYYNCITGQAQDSHPYLTSCYLHHATPVEIPRPLITSHTHFTPHSALVPANPYLLEAVPEWLEFYAKSTPENDHKLKWDMFQLQQLEGIAGMLTKLFRQECHLIVVKYETLRIAIRSMMEEKKRLAYLSSTDSNA from the exons ATGCTTTCACGCAAGAGCAAGGATAAATCCATCAAAGATGGGGTAGTCGGGAAATACGTCAAACGAGACACGCCACCGGAAATACCAA TAATCAACGCTTTAACAAGTGAGTCGCATGGCAAGCTTAAGCTAAATAAAAGACGGAGCTCCCAGCAAACCAGTAATGTAGGTCAGAATAACAACATTTATATGCCGGGCCCGTTGATGCCGAACAATAACATTAACAATGTGCAAAAGTTTGGAAACATGAAGGTGACGGCTTCCATGGGAGGTTTAGGTCACGAGGGGAAATATACGCCCAGCAGTAAGATTCCAAATCTGGTGCAGAAATTTGTCAATTTATCACTGCCGAGTGATCAACCGAATATCTTGAATCCAACTAGCAGTGTGATGATGATGGCTAACAATAAGAATCAACTACCACAGCAGCAACAGTCGTTTATGATGCCGACAAAACCGTCTAATTCGAACCTGGCAGCTGCTACAACCAACCCAACAAACCTAAACGTAATTGAACGCCACAACAACAACAGCCACGGCAATTACGTTGACATTGAAACTATCGATCAGATTCTGATGCAGCAAAATGAAGTGGACAAAGCGGCACATCAATACCGTATCCAACTGCAGCTTCAACAAGCTCAACAACAGCAGCACTTGCACCAACAGTATGTCTCGAATTTCGAGCGTAAGTGTTCCTACAATCAGTTACATCACAATGCCAACAGCAACAACTATCGCAATGGGTTCGAAAACTACGGAAATCTGCTGAGAAACAATAGCCCAACGGCAGCGAACAGTAGTGTCAATCTGTCCAGCGATCAGCAGCAACCACTTTTTGCCCGGCAGTACTCAGCACGACAGCAGTTACCTGCTCCGAAAGATCACTATCATATCTATGAGAACCCAACGCAAATCAACAGATCGGAATCTCCGATATATAGCAATACAAACTCGGCTACTGCCATCTACCAGGGTTACAGCAGCAATTCATCACACCAGTCGCTATTCGCGAACCAAAATAACACCTCGAGTAACGTGGCGGCTGTTTCGTCCTCCATTAGCTATCTGGCAGCACGCAGTCAACAGCCGCAACCTCAGCAACCTCTGTACTCCAACGTTGAAAACAACGGTATGACATACGGAGAAGCTCTACTACACAACGCCCGTCATGGTTCCTCGACTGCTGCCATACaacggcagcaacaccagcagGCCACCTCGGAAAGCAGCAACTCGGCCGTTGAAGAGGAATTGCCACTGCCACCCGGCTGGTCCGTGGATTACACTCTTCGTGGTCGCAAGTACTACATTGATCATAACACCAAAACTACTCACTGGTCCCATCCACTGGAACGGGAAGGACTGCCAACTGGTTGGGAACGGCACGAGTCGGCCCAGCACGGTACCTTCTACTACAA CTGCATCACCGGTCAGGCCCAGGACAGTCACCCGTACTTGACGTCTTGTTATTTGCATCACGCTACTCCGGTAGAAATTCCTCGTCCGTTGATAACGTCGCACACTCATTTCACGCCGCACAGTGCACTGGTACCGGCGAATCCTTACCTTCTGGAAGCGGTTCCCGAATGGCTCGAGTTTTATGCTAAAT CTACACCGGAAAATGATCATAAACTCAAATGGGACATGTTTCAGCTGCAGCAGCTAGAGGGTATCGCTGGAATGCTTACCAAACTGTTTCGGCAGGAGTGCCACCTGATTGTGGTGAAGTACGAGACGTTGAG GATAGCGATCCGATCGATGATGGAGGAGAAAAAACGACTGGCTTATCTGAGCAGTACCGACTCAAATGCTTAG
- the LOC131695427 gene encoding protein salvador homolog 1-like isoform X2, whose product MLSRKSKDKSIKDGVVGKYVKRDTPPEIPIINALTSESHGKLKLNKRRSSQQTSNVGQNNNIYMPGPLMPNNNINNVQKFGNMKVTASMGGLGHEGKYTPSSKIPNLVQKFVNLSLPSDQPNILNPTSSVMMMANNKNQLPQQQQSFMMPTKPSNSNLAAATTNPTNLNVIERHNNNSHGNYVDIETIDQILMQQNEVDKAAHQYRIQLQLQQAQQQQHLHQQYVSNFERKCSYNQLHHNANSNNYRNGFENYGNLLRNNSPTAANSSVNLSSDQQQPLFARQYSARQQLPAPKDHYHIYENPTQINRSESPIYSNTNSATAIYQGYSSNSSHQSLFANQNNTSSNVAAVSSSISYLAARSQQPQPQQPLYSNVENNGMTYGEALLHNARHGSSTAAIQRQQHQQATSESSNSAVEEELPLPPGWSVDYTLRGRKYYIDHNTKTTHWSHPLEREGLPTGWERHESAQHGTFYYNCITGQAQDSHPYLTSCYLHHATPVEIPRPLITSHTHFTPHSALVPANPYLLEAVPEWLEFYAKSTPENDHKLKWDMFQLQQLEGIAGMLTKLFRQECHLIVVKYETLS is encoded by the exons ATGCTTTCACGCAAGAGCAAGGATAAATCCATCAAAGATGGGGTAGTCGGGAAATACGTCAAACGAGACACGCCACCGGAAATACCAA TAATCAACGCTTTAACAAGTGAGTCGCATGGCAAGCTTAAGCTAAATAAAAGACGGAGCTCCCAGCAAACCAGTAATGTAGGTCAGAATAACAACATTTATATGCCGGGCCCGTTGATGCCGAACAATAACATTAACAATGTGCAAAAGTTTGGAAACATGAAGGTGACGGCTTCCATGGGAGGTTTAGGTCACGAGGGGAAATATACGCCCAGCAGTAAGATTCCAAATCTGGTGCAGAAATTTGTCAATTTATCACTGCCGAGTGATCAACCGAATATCTTGAATCCAACTAGCAGTGTGATGATGATGGCTAACAATAAGAATCAACTACCACAGCAGCAACAGTCGTTTATGATGCCGACAAAACCGTCTAATTCGAACCTGGCAGCTGCTACAACCAACCCAACAAACCTAAACGTAATTGAACGCCACAACAACAACAGCCACGGCAATTACGTTGACATTGAAACTATCGATCAGATTCTGATGCAGCAAAATGAAGTGGACAAAGCGGCACATCAATACCGTATCCAACTGCAGCTTCAACAAGCTCAACAACAGCAGCACTTGCACCAACAGTATGTCTCGAATTTCGAGCGTAAGTGTTCCTACAATCAGTTACATCACAATGCCAACAGCAACAACTATCGCAATGGGTTCGAAAACTACGGAAATCTGCTGAGAAACAATAGCCCAACGGCAGCGAACAGTAGTGTCAATCTGTCCAGCGATCAGCAGCAACCACTTTTTGCCCGGCAGTACTCAGCACGACAGCAGTTACCTGCTCCGAAAGATCACTATCATATCTATGAGAACCCAACGCAAATCAACAGATCGGAATCTCCGATATATAGCAATACAAACTCGGCTACTGCCATCTACCAGGGTTACAGCAGCAATTCATCACACCAGTCGCTATTCGCGAACCAAAATAACACCTCGAGTAACGTGGCGGCTGTTTCGTCCTCCATTAGCTATCTGGCAGCACGCAGTCAACAGCCGCAACCTCAGCAACCTCTGTACTCCAACGTTGAAAACAACGGTATGACATACGGAGAAGCTCTACTACACAACGCCCGTCATGGTTCCTCGACTGCTGCCATACaacggcagcaacaccagcagGCCACCTCGGAAAGCAGCAACTCGGCCGTTGAAGAGGAATTGCCACTGCCACCCGGCTGGTCCGTGGATTACACTCTTCGTGGTCGCAAGTACTACATTGATCATAACACCAAAACTACTCACTGGTCCCATCCACTGGAACGGGAAGGACTGCCAACTGGTTGGGAACGGCACGAGTCGGCCCAGCACGGTACCTTCTACTACAA CTGCATCACCGGTCAGGCCCAGGACAGTCACCCGTACTTGACGTCTTGTTATTTGCATCACGCTACTCCGGTAGAAATTCCTCGTCCGTTGATAACGTCGCACACTCATTTCACGCCGCACAGTGCACTGGTACCGGCGAATCCTTACCTTCTGGAAGCGGTTCCCGAATGGCTCGAGTTTTATGCTAAAT CTACACCGGAAAATGATCATAAACTCAAATGGGACATGTTTCAGCTGCAGCAGCTAGAGGGTATCGCTGGAATGCTTACCAAACTGTTTCGGCAGGAGTGCCACCTGATTGTGGTGAAGTACGAGACGTTGAG TTAA
- the LOC131695371 gene encoding calmodulin-like, which translates to MARYFKEQDIDEFRECFYLFARSGHITTLDELTVIMRSLGLSPTIQELTAYLKKKNGRMSFADFLEVMYQHSRVENLPDEVIEAFRAGDKSGRGTIPARQLRHLLQNWGEGLSFREVDNIFREANVSSNGHVRYADFVRIACAPVPDYY; encoded by the exons ATG GCCCGCTACTTCAAAGAACAAGACATCGATG AATTCCGTGAGTGTTTCTATCTGTTCGCTCGAAGTGGTCACATCACTACGCTGGATGAGTTGACGGTAATCATGCGGTCGCTCGGATTGTCCCCAACAATCCAGGAGCTGACAGCGTACCTAAAGAAAAAGAATGGCCGCATGAGTTTCGCCGACTTTCTGGAGGTGATGTATCAGCATTCGCGCGTTGAAAATCTTCCGGATGAGGTAATAGAAGCGTTCCGAGCTGGTGATAAAAGCGGCCGGGGTACAATTCCGGCTCGGCAGCTGCGCCATCTACTGCAGAACTGGGGCGAAGGGTTGTCCTTTCGAGAG GTGGATAACATCTTCAGGGAGGCCAATGTTTCCAGCAATGGACACGTACGATATGCCGATTTTGTACGCATCGCCTGTGCCCCCGTACCGGATTACTACTAG
- the LOC131695370 gene encoding uncharacterized protein LOC131695370 isoform X2, which yields MERKLLYAFRGWIAFVAFMDLGTAVRCYIERRSFLGDHSETHFIEGDYTISRILGIYCILKAVALVHCTLYIHYKPVVSMGGCSLAITMMLYVTEALYFRSTTLNFYVIFPCILNSMTLVGLLYIPRRLRLWQHRSSDNDDENSQLLKHMGGFKKRSRAQKNKTP from the exons ATGGAGCGCAAATTACTGTACGCCTTTCGAGGCTGGATTGCCTTCGTAGCGTTTATGGATCTGGGGACAGCGGTGCGGTGCTACATCGAACGAAGAAGCTTTCTAGGGGACCACTCCGAGACGCACTTCATCGAAG GAGATTACACCATTTCGAGGATATTGGGAATTTATTGCATTCTGAAAGCAGTCGCCCTGGTGCACTGCACCCTGTATATACACTACAAACC CGTTGTGAGCATGGGCGGCTGCTCACTGGCCATCACTATGATGCTGTACGTGACAGAGGCCCTGTACTTCCGGTCGACGACGCTCAACTTTTACGTCATCTTTCCGTGCATCCTCAACT CAATGACCCTGGTCGGACTGCTGTACATACCACGGAGGCTTCGGCTGTGGCAGCACCGGTCGTCGGATAACGACGACGAAAACTCGCAACTGCTGAAACACATGGGAGGCTTCAAAAAGCGCTCGCGGGCACAGAAAAACAAAACGCCCTGA
- the LOC131695370 gene encoding uncharacterized protein LOC131695370 isoform X1, with product MERKLLYAFRGWIAFVAFMDLGTAVRCYIERRSFLGDHSETHFIEAGDYTISRILGIYCILKAVALVHCTLYIHYKPVVSMGGCSLAITMMLYVTEALYFRSTTLNFYVIFPCILNSMTLVGLLYIPRRLRLWQHRSSDNDDENSQLLKHMGGFKKRSRAQKNKTP from the exons ATGGAGCGCAAATTACTGTACGCCTTTCGAGGCTGGATTGCCTTCGTAGCGTTTATGGATCTGGGGACAGCGGTGCGGTGCTACATCGAACGAAGAAGCTTTCTAGGGGACCACTCCGAGACGCACTTCATCGAAG CAGGAGATTACACCATTTCGAGGATATTGGGAATTTATTGCATTCTGAAAGCAGTCGCCCTGGTGCACTGCACCCTGTATATACACTACAAACC CGTTGTGAGCATGGGCGGCTGCTCACTGGCCATCACTATGATGCTGTACGTGACAGAGGCCCTGTACTTCCGGTCGACGACGCTCAACTTTTACGTCATCTTTCCGTGCATCCTCAACT CAATGACCCTGGTCGGACTGCTGTACATACCACGGAGGCTTCGGCTGTGGCAGCACCGGTCGTCGGATAACGACGACGAAAACTCGCAACTGCTGAAACACATGGGAGGCTTCAAAAAGCGCTCGCGGGCACAGAAAAACAAAACGCCCTGA